A region from the uncultured Draconibacterium sp. genome encodes:
- a CDS encoding tetratricopeptide repeat-containing sensor histidine kinase, translating into MLTFLMVVVSLNVWSQVNVEQQIDSLRIAIANTNDKSNLTEKYNELAVLYGESAIDSTVKYAHRALINAEKYKQKLAVAEAHLTIGRAFIEKSRITEAIEHYQEAILYFEQIKDEKKLLSAYRAISYAYSYSPSQLTSLTYYMKAIDIAEELNDTVSISVVYNNLAATYKRMGDINNSLFYFEKALELDKLLADTLNMAISYSNLAVVKSDNNLFTEAKADIDSLHFLLPSISNNYLRTYFNLAFVGYYAGIAQFDSAKLFIDTASALCEKYGYEHIKTRLYRKQGEYYFARGNYNESISYLNKCVELSEQLEIAEDFTRLYNFMARAYEKLGNYQEAYRAKQMESDYIGFSKNKDIAASLARFENERRLKQELENQRLEQELLTQKAENRSLLMASRFRLTLISSILLLIIGIVFVYYTFNMRHKNKALKEQHAIINKQNKQLEQNLEEISISELKLQKSDAAKNKLFSIIAHDLRSPFNGILGFSNELSSNYDNYSDAERKSMADMISSSSKSTFSLLNNLLNWARTQSDSIKLSKETIAAHELIEESINAIKGNAMLKSVTIENDINTALQIYGDSETLKVIVSNLVNNAIKFSHENGKINIKSKQANGFAEILVQDFGIGIKPELLKQLFTLNNNTQRPGTAQEKGTGLGLIVCKEFAELNGGMMQVSSTENEGSVFSFTVPLAKG; encoded by the coding sequence ATGTTAACTTTTTTAATGGTTGTGGTAAGCCTAAACGTTTGGAGCCAGGTAAATGTTGAGCAACAAATTGACTCGCTAAGAATAGCCATTGCCAACACAAATGACAAAAGCAACTTAACCGAGAAATACAATGAGCTGGCAGTTCTTTATGGAGAAAGCGCCATTGACAGTACGGTAAAATATGCACATCGTGCTCTTATAAATGCCGAAAAATACAAACAGAAATTAGCTGTTGCAGAGGCACATTTAACGATTGGCAGGGCATTTATCGAAAAGTCGAGAATTACAGAAGCAATAGAACATTACCAGGAAGCCATTTTATACTTTGAACAGATAAAAGATGAAAAAAAGCTGCTGTCAGCATACCGCGCTATAAGCTACGCTTATTCATATAGCCCCAGCCAGTTAACTTCCTTAACGTATTACATGAAAGCTATTGACATAGCCGAAGAGCTGAATGATACGGTAAGTATTTCGGTGGTGTACAACAACCTGGCTGCTACCTATAAGCGCATGGGCGATATTAATAACTCGTTGTTCTATTTTGAAAAGGCCCTGGAATTGGATAAACTGTTAGCCGACACCCTGAATATGGCAATTAGCTATTCCAATCTTGCAGTGGTTAAGTCGGATAATAATTTATTTACCGAAGCCAAGGCTGATATTGATTCGCTGCATTTTCTGCTTCCTTCAATCAGCAATAATTATTTAAGAACCTATTTTAATTTAGCCTTTGTTGGCTATTACGCCGGTATCGCACAATTTGATTCGGCAAAACTTTTTATTGATACGGCCAGCGCCTTGTGCGAAAAATACGGATACGAGCATATAAAAACACGTTTGTACCGAAAACAGGGCGAATATTATTTTGCCCGGGGAAATTATAACGAAAGTATTAGCTACCTTAATAAATGTGTGGAGCTTTCGGAACAATTGGAGATTGCTGAAGACTTTACACGACTGTACAATTTTATGGCCCGTGCCTACGAAAAACTAGGCAATTACCAGGAAGCCTACCGGGCCAAACAAATGGAAAGCGATTACATCGGCTTCAGTAAGAATAAAGACATTGCGGCATCGTTGGCCCGTTTTGAGAACGAGCGGAGGCTGAAACAAGAATTGGAAAACCAACGTTTAGAGCAGGAACTGTTAACACAAAAGGCCGAAAACCGCTCTTTGCTCATGGCCTCCAGGTTTCGGCTAACGCTAATTTCCAGCATTCTGTTGCTAATTATAGGTATCGTTTTTGTTTATTATACTTTTAACATGCGCCATAAAAACAAGGCGTTAAAAGAACAACATGCTATTATTAACAAACAAAACAAACAGCTCGAACAAAATTTAGAGGAAATTTCAATAAGTGAGTTAAAATTGCAGAAATCGGATGCTGCCAAAAACAAGCTGTTTTCAATAATTGCCCACGACTTGCGCAGCCCTTTTAATGGCATACTCGGATTTAGCAACGAACTGTCGAGCAATTACGATAATTACTCCGATGCTGAGCGAAAATCAATGGCGGATATGATTTCAAGCAGCTCTAAGTCTACTTTTTCATTATTAAACAACCTGTTAAATTGGGCAAGAACCCAATCAGACTCGATTAAATTAAGTAAAGAAACAATAGCGGCACACGAGCTAATTGAGGAAAGCATAAACGCCATCAAGGGAAATGCCATGTTAAAATCGGTAACCATTGAAAATGATATAAATACGGCATTACAAATATATGGCGACAGCGAAACCTTAAAAGTTATAGTTTCAAATCTGGTAAATAATGCGATTAAATTTAGTCATGAGAACGGAAAAATCAATATTAAAAGCAAACAGGCAAATGGCTTTGCCGAAATTTTGGTACAAGACTTTGGCATTGGCATAAAACCTGAGCTGCTAAAACAACTTTTTACGCTTAACAATAACACGCAGCGCCCAGGAACAGCACAGGAAAAAGGTACCGGTTTAGGGCTTATTGTTTGTAAAGAATTTGCCGAACTTAACGGAGGAATGATGCAGGTAAGCAGTACTGAAAATGAAGGCTCAGTTTTTAGCTTTACTGTTCCGTTGGCTAAGGGTTAA
- a CDS encoding glycoside hydrolase family 32 protein — MMKTFYKLLVVVFIFSACKPSANNQQEKYNEQYRSKIHFSPETGWANDPNGMVYYDGEYHLFFQHNPDTTIWGPMHWGHAVSKDLIHWEQLPIALYPDSLGWIFSGSAVIDWENTSGLGENGVPPMVAIFTYHNRELENTGTDKFQCQGIAYSLDKGRSWTKYENNPVLPNPGIRDFRDPKVMWHPESEKWIMTLAVLDHINFYSSPNLIDWTLESEFGEGIGAHGGIWECPDLFPLQVEGTDETKWVLLVSINPGGPNGGSATQYFVGDFDGHNFERYGEKTKWMDYGKDNYAGVTWSDIPDEDGRRILLGWMNNWQYANEVPTSIWRGSFTLPRTLKLTEIYNDYLLVSAPVKELEMLRSGSKNISGSTISGMQKINMKPQFPMEINLNFKTENNTSMNFSERFGIILSNEKNESLKIGYDNLNKLFFIDRSNSGWDSPNKEFAGTHFAPYIVNAPSLSFKLIIDKSSVELFAFDGLVVMTEQFFSTEEFTSVSLFSENGEVELLDGEISTLSEIW, encoded by the coding sequence ATGATGAAGACATTTTATAAGCTTCTGGTGGTAGTTTTTATCTTTAGTGCCTGCAAGCCGTCGGCAAACAACCAACAAGAAAAATACAATGAACAATACCGTTCCAAGATTCATTTCTCGCCTGAAACAGGGTGGGCTAATGACCCGAACGGAATGGTGTATTACGATGGTGAATACCACCTGTTTTTTCAGCATAACCCCGATACTACAATCTGGGGGCCAATGCACTGGGGGCATGCGGTAAGCAAGGACCTCATTCACTGGGAACAGCTTCCAATAGCATTGTACCCCGACAGTTTAGGCTGGATATTCTCGGGAAGTGCTGTAATTGACTGGGAAAATACATCTGGTTTGGGAGAAAACGGCGTTCCGCCCATGGTGGCTATTTTTACCTATCATAACCGGGAATTGGAAAACACCGGAACGGATAAGTTTCAGTGTCAGGGAATTGCATATAGCCTTGATAAAGGGCGTAGCTGGACGAAATATGAAAATAACCCGGTTTTACCTAATCCCGGAATTCGTGATTTTCGTGACCCAAAAGTAATGTGGCACCCCGAAAGTGAGAAATGGATAATGACCCTTGCCGTGCTCGACCACATTAATTTCTATTCTTCGCCCAATTTAATCGACTGGACCCTGGAAAGCGAATTCGGAGAAGGAATTGGAGCACATGGCGGCATTTGGGAATGCCCTGATTTGTTTCCTTTGCAAGTGGAAGGAACAGACGAAACAAAATGGGTATTGCTGGTAAGTATCAACCCTGGAGGACCAAACGGAGGTTCGGCGACCCAATATTTTGTGGGCGACTTTGACGGACATAATTTTGAGCGATACGGAGAAAAAACCAAATGGATGGATTATGGAAAAGATAATTACGCAGGGGTAACCTGGTCGGATATTCCGGATGAAGACGGAAGAAGAATTTTGCTTGGCTGGATGAATAACTGGCAATATGCCAATGAGGTTCCGACATCGATCTGGAGAGGTTCTTTTACCCTGCCAAGAACTCTGAAATTGACCGAAATATATAACGACTATCTACTGGTTTCGGCGCCGGTAAAAGAATTGGAGATGCTAAGATCAGGATCAAAAAACATCTCAGGTTCTACAATTTCAGGAATGCAGAAAATTAATATGAAACCACAGTTTCCAATGGAAATAAACCTGAACTTTAAAACCGAAAACAATACATCGATGAACTTTAGCGAGCGATTTGGAATTATTTTATCCAATGAAAAAAATGAATCGCTAAAAATCGGTTATGACAATTTGAATAAACTTTTTTTTATTGACCGGAGTAATAGTGGATGGGACAGTCCGAACAAGGAATTTGCCGGCACTCATTTCGCACCGTATATAGTAAATGCCCCTTCTCTTAGTTTCAAACTTATCATAGATAAATCGTCGGTTGAATTGTTTGCATTTGACGGCTTGGTGGTTATGACCGAACAATTTTTTTCTACCGAAGAATTTACATCTGTAAGCCTGTTTTCGGAAAACGGAGAGGTAGAATTACTCGACGGTGAAATTAGTACTTTATCAGAAATATGGTAA
- a CDS encoding substrate-binding domain-containing protein produces MEAEMDRELMFHDDIELIKRQAEDSTLLQVQQIEELLKKDVDLMIIAPNEIEALQPVIEKIYDSGIPVILIDRKINSQKYTAYIGGNNFGIGNIAGVYLADKLKKQGQVVELLGMLSTSPALERMNGFSSALSIYPNIENVYKIHAKWNNELVHDSLSIILKKFPSVKAIFAHTDFMAEAASNVIREQFPKRDVLIVGVDGLPTAGGGIDLVEKGVISATLIYPTGGKEAIRIAASILHDQSFQKNNLLPTTLIDQSNVDITKMQFQKINTLQEDITKSRNMLEILNVRYQEQQILLFVSLVLLTLVGIFLAMYLWSFKRLKISSRNLEEQKEAISNQNIELKRLSDQLEKVTQERLRFYTNISHEFRTPLTLISGPIDNLSKSTNLTGEQMELLQIAQKNVAILLKLIEQIIDFRKYELGKHDFSPVSADLKKHFEDWNGLFAEVANHKQIEFRMQATSGDDFVIDFDVEKMERIYTNLLSNAFKFAPEKGIIQIFMGRKLIEGKNSVEVQVMNSGKSIPENKIKEIFDRFYQAGSKTGGSGLGLALVKGYIDIHGGKIEVTNRNGFVCFTFSIPVKQEDKNIKIEVEQSDEKVVDRKDIQDVITNVIGREDLYVFDDEFDKEKTTVLLVDDHPGIRSYLKSLLKENYCVLEARDGIEGIRKAVKYIPDLIITDVMMPGIDGVEMCSHLKKELSTSHIPIILLTANAQDEKRILGFESGADDYLSKPVNVDILKVRLRNLIEGRKRLKVAYGETPNNTKKLVSEDKIEKYFIENFEDKIEKNIENTELSVDFLSNELGISRIQLYRKVKALTNYSPIEFITIYRLKKAVHLMKMTDSNLAQIAYQVGFSAPSYFSKSFKKYYHKSPSEFLKEMRK; encoded by the coding sequence ATGGAAGCGGAAATGGATAGGGAGCTCATGTTTCATGATGATATTGAACTTATCAAACGACAGGCAGAAGACAGCACACTTTTACAGGTTCAACAAATTGAAGAGTTATTAAAGAAGGATGTTGATTTGATGATAATTGCACCCAATGAAATTGAGGCACTTCAACCTGTTATCGAGAAGATTTATGATTCGGGCATTCCTGTTATTCTTATTGATAGAAAAATAAATTCACAGAAATATACTGCTTATATTGGGGGTAATAATTTTGGAATCGGGAATATTGCTGGTGTCTATCTTGCAGATAAATTGAAGAAACAAGGGCAAGTTGTGGAATTATTAGGAATGCTCAGTACTTCTCCAGCTTTAGAGCGAATGAATGGTTTTAGTAGTGCTCTCAGTATATACCCCAATATTGAAAATGTCTATAAAATACATGCTAAGTGGAACAATGAATTGGTTCATGATAGCCTGAGTATTATTTTGAAAAAGTTCCCTTCGGTAAAAGCAATTTTCGCGCACACTGATTTTATGGCAGAGGCGGCATCAAATGTAATCAGAGAGCAATTTCCAAAACGAGATGTTCTGATTGTTGGTGTTGACGGGCTGCCCACTGCAGGAGGAGGAATTGACCTGGTTGAGAAAGGTGTTATTTCTGCAACATTAATTTATCCTACCGGCGGAAAGGAGGCTATTAGGATTGCGGCAAGCATACTGCATGATCAATCCTTTCAGAAAAATAATTTGTTACCAACTACTCTTATTGACCAATCAAATGTGGACATAACTAAGATGCAATTTCAGAAGATCAATACTTTACAGGAGGACATAACAAAATCGAGAAATATGCTGGAGATACTTAATGTGAGGTATCAGGAACAGCAGATTTTATTGTTCGTTAGTTTAGTGTTGTTGACTCTTGTAGGAATTTTCTTAGCTATGTATTTGTGGTCGTTCAAACGTCTTAAAATTTCGAGCCGAAATCTCGAAGAACAAAAAGAAGCCATCTCAAACCAAAACATTGAATTAAAACGGTTATCAGATCAGCTGGAAAAAGTCACACAAGAGCGGTTAAGATTTTACACCAATATCTCGCATGAGTTTAGGACCCCCTTAACTTTGATTTCAGGTCCAATTGACAATTTATCAAAGAGTACAAACTTGACCGGAGAGCAAATGGAATTACTTCAAATTGCTCAAAAAAACGTAGCCATTCTATTAAAACTTATCGAACAAATCATAGATTTTAGAAAATATGAATTGGGTAAACATGATTTTTCACCCGTTTCAGCTGATTTGAAAAAACACTTTGAAGATTGGAACGGACTATTTGCCGAAGTTGCAAATCATAAGCAAATTGAATTCAGGATGCAAGCTACGTCGGGAGACGACTTCGTTATTGATTTTGATGTGGAAAAAATGGAACGGATTTATACCAACTTATTATCCAATGCATTCAAATTTGCGCCGGAAAAGGGCATTATTCAAATTTTTATGGGTAGGAAACTTATTGAAGGGAAAAACTCTGTAGAGGTGCAGGTAATGAATTCCGGGAAATCGATTCCTGAAAATAAGATAAAAGAGATATTCGACCGTTTTTATCAAGCTGGCTCAAAAACCGGTGGATCTGGCCTCGGCCTGGCACTTGTGAAAGGTTACATTGATATACATGGAGGGAAGATTGAGGTTACTAACCGTAACGGTTTTGTTTGCTTTACTTTTTCGATTCCTGTAAAACAGGAAGATAAGAACATAAAAATTGAAGTAGAACAGTCTGATGAAAAAGTAGTCGACAGGAAGGATATTCAAGATGTTATTACTAACGTAATCGGGCGTGAAGATTTGTACGTTTTTGATGATGAGTTTGACAAGGAGAAAACAACAGTATTGCTGGTTGATGATCATCCCGGAATACGTTCTTATCTGAAATCTCTCCTGAAAGAAAATTATTGTGTACTTGAAGCCCGCGATGGTATCGAAGGAATAAGAAAGGCAGTGAAATATATTCCCGATCTGATTATCACTGATGTGATGATGCCTGGAATTGATGGTGTTGAAATGTGTAGCCATCTAAAAAAAGAATTGTCAACCAGTCATATCCCCATTATTTTACTTACAGCAAATGCGCAGGATGAAAAACGAATTTTGGGTTTTGAAAGTGGTGCAGATGACTATTTGTCAAAACCGGTAAATGTTGACATATTAAAAGTTCGCTTGCGTAATTTAATTGAAGGTAGAAAGCGATTGAAAGTTGCATATGGTGAAACTCCCAACAACACTAAGAAATTAGTTTCAGAAGATAAAATTGAAAAATATTTTATTGAGAATTTCGAAGATAAAATTGAAAAAAATATTGAAAACACAGAACTTAGTGTTGATTTTTTAAGTAACGAATTGGGGATTTCTCGAATTCAGTTATACCGGAAAGTTAAAGCGTTAACCAACTATTCACCTATTGAATTCATTACAATATATCGCTTAAAGAAAGCTGTTCATTTAATGAAAATGACAGATTCTAATCTGGCACAAATAGCATATCAGGTTGGTTTTTCAGCTCCATCATATTTTTCTAAAAGTTTTAAAAAGTATTACCATAAAAGTCCTTCTGAATTTTTGAAAGAAATGAGGAAATAG
- a CDS encoding GH32 C-terminal domain-containing protein, with amino-acid sequence MKNIFVTLLIGVLLSFSLIVKAQDYSEQYRPQFHFSPKSGWIGDPDGTIKFDSLYHLFWWGHAVSEDLVYWTEYPWPMQGGSSSFDYYTGSVVVDTANTAGFGTGDDTVAVAIYTMHNKTTNIETQGISSSTSPDFKYFNYYNDNPVIPSTSTDFRDPSVFWDSQLNRWAMAITRPGEHRIEIYSSPDLKNWTKQSSFGPLGARTGAWEVPDLFQLPLDGNPENKKWVMICGMGPNRGQYWIGDFDGNTFTPDATTLAYLKNGAGIDGEVFADFEASDYGTWTTEGTAFGTGPANGTLAGQMDVSGYLGDYLVNSFNGGDAATGKLTSPEFTVSKNFINFLIAGGNHNNLTCINLLVNGEVVRTATGDNSEQLKWFGWDVSEYIGQTAVLEITDNFSGSWGHINIDHIMFSDILTDQRYEHAYWIDYGPDFYAVRTYRNYDADDDRTVWLGWMNNWDYANSIPTSWGGSTAESLPREIELVSSDQGYKIIQKPIEELQKLRKEEVVITNKPVDGTIELTEFKPQKNTYEFEAVYEVTPGSNQKVGFNLCVSDANKIVLGYDAKTSNVFLDRTQSGYVNFNSKFPRIVTAPVQLKESKISFHVFVDQLSLEVFVNEGDVVLTSLMFPNPYFQKGIELFSVNASSVLQLFNAWELKSIWEEDLGTGILDRKNKRGSINVYPNPANDKIHFTLNAGTSRAATAKVINLQGQILKEKTIFPGISSSEIDISDLKTGHYILYVLNDNQISTQQFLKVN; translated from the coding sequence ATGAAGAATATATTTGTGACCCTGTTAATTGGTGTCTTGCTCAGCTTTTCGCTTATTGTTAAAGCTCAGGATTATAGTGAGCAATACCGGCCACAATTCCATTTTTCTCCCAAAAGTGGCTGGATTGGCGACCCGGACGGAACCATTAAATTCGACAGTTTGTACCACCTTTTTTGGTGGGGGCACGCCGTTTCTGAAGATTTGGTGTACTGGACAGAATACCCCTGGCCTATGCAGGGAGGGAGTTCATCTTTCGATTACTACACGGGCTCGGTAGTTGTGGATACGGCAAACACTGCCGGATTTGGAACCGGAGATGACACGGTTGCAGTGGCCATTTATACCATGCACAACAAAACAACAAATATTGAAACGCAGGGAATCTCGTCGAGCACTTCGCCTGATTTTAAGTACTTCAATTATTACAACGATAATCCGGTAATTCCTTCCACTTCGACCGACTTCAGGGATCCTTCAGTATTTTGGGATTCCCAACTCAACCGTTGGGCCATGGCTATTACTCGTCCGGGCGAACATCGTATTGAAATCTATAGCTCTCCCGACTTGAAAAACTGGACAAAACAGTCGTCTTTCGGCCCACTTGGAGCACGAACTGGCGCCTGGGAAGTCCCCGACCTTTTTCAACTTCCATTAGATGGAAATCCTGAAAACAAGAAGTGGGTTATGATTTGCGGAATGGGCCCTAACCGAGGACAATATTGGATAGGTGATTTTGATGGAAACACTTTTACACCTGACGCTACAACGCTGGCATATTTGAAAAATGGCGCTGGTATCGATGGTGAAGTATTTGCTGATTTTGAAGCTTCTGATTACGGAACCTGGACTACAGAAGGAACTGCTTTTGGGACGGGCCCGGCAAACGGTACCCTGGCGGGGCAAATGGATGTTTCGGGTTATTTGGGCGACTACCTGGTGAATTCTTTTAATGGTGGCGATGCCGCAACCGGGAAACTGACATCTCCTGAATTTACGGTTTCCAAAAATTTTATCAACTTTTTAATAGCCGGCGGAAACCACAATAACTTAACCTGTATTAATCTTCTTGTTAACGGAGAAGTTGTAAGAACGGCCACCGGCGACAATTCGGAACAGCTAAAATGGTTTGGCTGGGATGTAAGCGAATACATTGGGCAAACTGCGGTTTTGGAAATTACCGACAACTTCTCAGGCAGTTGGGGGCACATCAATATCGACCATATAATGTTTTCGGATATTCTTACCGACCAGCGTTACGAACATGCGTACTGGATTGACTACGGCCCCGATTTTTATGCCGTCAGAACTTACCGGAATTACGATGCAGATGATGACCGTACCGTTTGGTTAGGCTGGATGAATAACTGGGATTACGCCAACAGCATCCCAACCTCCTGGGGTGGAAGTACTGCTGAATCGCTTCCCCGCGAAATAGAACTGGTGAGTAGTGATCAGGGGTATAAAATCATTCAAAAGCCAATTGAGGAGCTGCAAAAGTTACGAAAGGAAGAAGTAGTTATTACGAACAAACCAGTAGATGGGACAATTGAGTTAACGGAGTTTAAACCGCAGAAAAATACGTATGAGTTTGAAGCGGTTTATGAAGTTACGCCGGGAAGCAATCAAAAAGTCGGTTTTAATCTTTGTGTATCCGACGCAAATAAAATAGTATTGGGTTACGATGCTAAAACGTCAAATGTATTTCTCGATCGCACACAGAGCGGATATGTGAACTTTAACAGCAAATTTCCCCGGATTGTAACTGCTCCCGTTCAGCTAAAAGAAAGCAAAATAAGCTTTCATGTTTTTGTTGACCAGCTATCGCTCGAAGTATTTGTGAATGAAGGCGATGTGGTATTAACCTCATTGATGTTTCCCAATCCGTATTTTCAAAAAGGCATCGAATTATTCTCTGTAAATGCATCTTCTGTACTGCAATTATTTAACGCCTGGGAGCTCAAATCAATTTGGGAAGAAGACCTTGGCACTGGAATACTGGACCGAAAAAATAAGCGGGGATCGATTAATGTATATCCTAACCCGGCCAACGACAAAATACACTTTACGCTGAATGCTGGAACCAGTAGAGCCGCCACTGCAAAAGTTATAAACCTGCAGGGGCAAATCCTGAAAGAAAAAACAATATTTCCCGGTATTTCCTCGTCCGAAATCGATATAAGCGATTTAAAAACAGGACACTACATTCTTTATGTTTTGAATGATAACCAAATATCAACTCAACAATTTTTAAAAGTAAATTAA